The Fodinibius salicampi DNA segment GGTAATATCTTCCAAAGTGCCATATACTTTGGTAACCTTACCTTCTTTAGCTAGAGGAAAGCCATTGACTTGTATAATTCGCTTTTCTCCCTCTTTTCGAGTTAAGTTAAGTTCAATACTGTAGGATTCTTTGTGTTTTATTGCCCGTTCCAGCGCTTTGTTAATTTTGTCAAGAGATTCTTCATCATAAAGCTTTTGGTTTATATGGGGACTTAAAAATTTTCTTTTTGGCAATTCATAAATTTCAAATGCTTTAGGAGTCATAAATACCTTCTCCGTTGATACATCATACTCCCATCCGGCAACCCCCGAAATTTGTTCCGTTCGCTCATTTATGAGTTGCAGCCTGCGTTGTTCCGTAATGTTTTGAAAATAAACAGTTATGCCTTCTGTTGATGGATGTACATTAACGCTAAACCATTTTCCCAGTGGCTCAAAATATTCCTCAAATGATGAGGGACGTTTTGTTTCTAATGCTTTTTTGTATTCAACATAAGATTTTTGGGCCTTATCAGCCGGAAAGACCTCCCACAGGTTTTTGCCTACAATTTCTTCCCGGGTCATTTTTAACTGTATTTCAGCTTCCCTATTCCATTGTATAACGGTCCAATCTTCCTGGATTTCAAAAAAACCATCAGTGATACTTTCCAAGATGTGATTTTCTTTCTGAAAAGGGTACTCTAATCCCGGTTTTTTAGAAAGAATCTCCATATCTACCTGGCATATAACTAAAACTCCCCCAACACCGCCAACCGGATCTTTTACCGGGCTATATTCATATTTGTTAACAATATTGTTGTTAACCTTTTCACTCCAAACAGTCTTATTGTTATTGAAAACCTGATCTAACTTGTCTTTCATAGCTTCCCAGGATTCGGACCATAGGTGTTCTCCTTTTTTTCCTAAATCATTCAGATAGTTACTACTAGTATTAAGAAAAGGTCTATATGCTTTATTGAAGAAGCAGAAGTGGTTGGATCCCCAAAAAAGCACCATGGGCAATGTCGAATTTGACATGATACTTATGGTTGCCTGTAAATTGTCCGGCCACTTATCAGAGGGGCCTAAAGGATGATCAGTCCAATCAGCAGACTTAATACAATCGGCTATGGAGCTATCAGTATCATCAGAGTTGTTGGTTTCCATATATTGGAAATACTAACAAAAAAAATTAGAGCAGCAGATGACTATCAATAAACATTAATTAATTTTAATATAACTATTAATTTATAAAGAAGGTATGATTTAAAAATGAGCTGCAATGATCGATTATGATCTCTTTTAATTAATCATTAAATATGCACCCATCCGACTCTCTTCATGAAAAAATAGAAATATCCGATTTTCAATAAAGAGCATTAAAATTTAATGATTAGCTTTTAATACCTTTAATAGTTAACAATACATAGGTAGTCAAATATGAAATCGCTTCTATTACTACACGGTGCTCTTGGAAATAAGAATCAATTGGATCCCTTTGCTTACCACTTAGATGACTATTTTGACCTGTATCGGCTGGATTTTGAAGGGCATGGAGAAGCGGGGCCTACGGGTGGTCCTTTCCGCATTGAGTATTTTGTAGAAAATGTACTGGGATATATGGATGAACACGGAATTAAAAAAGCAAATATATTTGGGTACAGCATGGGGGGATATGTCGCCTTGGCATTAGCTAATAAATATCCCGAAAGTATCCACAAAATAGCTACTCTTGGAACTATTCTTCAATGGAATCCGGAAATAGCAGAACAGGAATGTCATTATCTACACCCCGAAAAAATAAAAGAGAAAGTACCTCATTTTGCTGAAAAGTTAAAAGAACGGCATTTGTCTGGCTGGGAGCGCGTAGTAGACAGAACAAGAGATATGCTAGAGTATTTGGGGATGCATCCACAAATTAGAAAAGAAGATTGGAAGAAGATAAAAAGCAGCGTTCGTTTTCATGTAGGCGATCGGGATAATACGGCCCGAATAGAAAATACAGTAGAAGTGTATAAAAAGATGGATTATTCGGAGTTGGCAGTATTACCCAAGACCGGACATCCCGTTTCTGAAGTCAATATAGATGTATTGATTCCTTCTCTGCTGGAATTCTTTGAGGCAGCACGGGATAAGGATACAAATGAGCGGTCACGTAAAATAAAGGGCTATGGAAGTGAGCGGAAAAACTAGGCTAATGTACTTACTTACAAGTGATTAGCATTGAATTTACTTTTAACCGGTAAGGTTAGGAATATTTACCGATCGCTATGTCCCAAATCGCGATTGGGAGCAATTTGGTCGCGGACCAACTGCTTAAGTTCTTTTGATTCGGGAAAGCGCCCCTCTTTTGCCCTGGAAAAAAGGACTTTTCCATTAAGCGTGATATCAAAAGTACCGCCGCTGCCGGGACTTAAAGCCACTTCATCCAGGTCTTCTTCGAAAGTAGTAAGCAACTCTTGCGCCAACCAGCTGGCCCGGAAAAGCCACCGGCATCGCGTGCAGTAAACAATTTTTAGTTTATTTTTATCGCTATCCATCGCTCAGTCAGACTCCCTTAAACACCACAATGCCGTTATGTCCCCCGAAGCCAAAAGTGTTGCTCATGGCTACATCCACTTCCTTTTCCCGGGCATCGCCAAGTACAATATCCAGCGATGATGGTATTTTTTCATCAATGGTTTCCGTATTGATGGTCGGGGGGATAATATTTTCATTAATAGCCTTAATACAGGCAATGGCTTCAATCGCTCCGGCGGCACCCAGCAGGTGACCCATCATAGATTTGGTAGCTCCAATCGTAAGATGATCGGGCTTGTCACCGAAAACATTAACGGTAGCCTTCATTTCACTGATGTCGCCCACTGGTGTAGAAGTGGCGTGGGCATTGAGATAATCCACTTCTTCGGCATTGAGTTCGCTGTCATTAAGTGCCTGGTTCATTGCCTTTGTAGCTCCTTTTCCTTCCGGATGCGTGGCTGTCATGTGATAGGCATCGGCCGTCATGGATGCCCCGGTAACTTCGCCGTAAATATGGGCGCCCCGTTCTTTAGCATGTTCATATTCTTCCAGTACAAGCGTGGCCGCTCCCTCTCCCATCACAAAGCCGTCGCGGTCTTTATCAAAAGGACGTGAAGCAGTCTTGGGATCGTCATTGCGCTGCGATAAGGCCCGCATGGCCGAAAATCCTCCAAAAGAAGCCTCCGTAATACCCGCTTCGGATCCACCGGTAATCATTACTTTGGCCTTGCCCCACCGAATATAGTTGAGCGCATCCATAATGGCCGTGTTAGATGTGGCACAGGCCGAAACTGTGGCATAATTGATTCCCATAAGTCCATATTTCATGGAAATAAGTCCCGGTGCCATATTAATAATCAGCTTGGGGACAAAAAATGGATTGAATCGCGGGGTATAGTCATTATCAGCATAGTTTTTAACTTCCTCCTCAAAGGTATACATACCCCCTTGTCCGCTCCCCCAGATGACGC contains these protein-coding regions:
- a CDS encoding PAS domain S-box protein, coding for METNNSDDTDSSIADCIKSADWTDHPLGPSDKWPDNLQATISIMSNSTLPMVLFWGSNHFCFFNKAYRPFLNTSSNYLNDLGKKGEHLWSESWEAMKDKLDQVFNNNKTVWSEKVNNNIVNKYEYSPVKDPVGGVGGVLVICQVDMEILSKKPGLEYPFQKENHILESITDGFFEIQEDWTVIQWNREAEIQLKMTREEIVGKNLWEVFPADKAQKSYVEYKKALETKRPSSFEEYFEPLGKWFSVNVHPSTEGITVYFQNITEQRRLQLINERTEQISGVAGWEYDVSTEKVFMTPKAFEIYELPKRKFLSPHINQKLYDEESLDKINKALERAIKHKESYSIELNLTRKEGEKRIIQVNGFPLAKEGKVTKVYGTLEDITQEKEAQEELEKAYTKLKTAQQIAKLGYWTHNIIEDKSDWSENVYNIWERDPNNFFPNFENLLKTIHPEDREIFMGDAAEPFPDKNFYDSEHRIITPDGKVKWIMERITLHRDEEGNPKMLEGIAQDITQQKKQEEKIKEALKEKETLLAEIHHRVKNNLAVVSGMMQLQAFDEENEELRAKLLDSVIRIGSMATIHEQLYQSNSFSKLEFSQNIKTLVEKILNTMPVQADISLDLNLSSIQLNVNQAIPCSLVVNEVVTNIIKHAFKERKKGKIMIDLAEVDEQLKLVIKDDGVGFPENLDISETNTLGYRLINTLAKQLDATFSYRPSPEKEKGTIFYLQFEKSEIKGIGSAYI
- a CDS encoding alpha/beta fold hydrolase gives rise to the protein MKSLLLLHGALGNKNQLDPFAYHLDDYFDLYRLDFEGHGEAGPTGGPFRIEYFVENVLGYMDEHGIKKANIFGYSMGGYVALALANKYPESIHKIATLGTILQWNPEIAEQECHYLHPEKIKEKVPHFAEKLKERHLSGWERVVDRTRDMLEYLGMHPQIRKEDWKKIKSSVRFHVGDRDNTARIENTVEVYKKMDYSELAVLPKTGHPVSEVNIDVLIPSLLEFFEAARDKDTNERSRKIKGYGSERKN
- a CDS encoding SelT/SelW/SelH family protein, with protein sequence MDSDKNKLKIVYCTRCRWLFRASWLAQELLTTFEEDLDEVALSPGSGGTFDITLNGKVLFSRAKEGRFPESKELKQLVRDQIAPNRDLGHSDR
- the fabF gene encoding beta-ketoacyl-ACP synthase II, encoding MNKPKRVVVTGLGALSPIGNNVDDFWDNLINGVSGAGRITHFDPSQFRTHFACELKDYDVTEHLEHNMIRRSDPYSQYALVSTEQAVQDSGLDFDKMDPFDTGVIWGSGQGGMYTFEEEVKNYADNDYTPRFNPFFVPKLIINMAPGLISMKYGLMGINYATVSACATSNTAIMDALNYIRWGKAKVMITGGSEAGITEASFGGFSAMRALSQRNDDPKTASRPFDKDRDGFVMGEGAATLVLEEYEHAKERGAHIYGEVTGASMTADAYHMTATHPEGKGATKAMNQALNDSELNAEEVDYLNAHATSTPVGDISEMKATVNVFGDKPDHLTIGATKSMMGHLLGAAGAIEAIACIKAINENIIPPTINTETIDEKIPSSLDIVLGDAREKEVDVAMSNTFGFGGHNGIVVFKGV